A part of Methanobacterium bryantii genomic DNA contains:
- a CDS encoding helix-turn-helix domain-containing protein gives MRMLKINLERSILYKLTGSLFFKSVKSIDLLECLKIDTQDNFKLIIVKIVVKDGTDLKQLKLPENAAILDILNSDNGTYTCLMKVHFNKVFIPVLKKFFKDNIIWKSPTYMNENAISLTCIGDEKSLNKIIQDIGDFETFKNAKLSYFHSCIEQKGIQQILTSRQLEVMRCAKDWGYYNSPRKITSKELAEKMGCSKSTLLEHLKNAENKIVNYII, from the coding sequence ATGCGAATGTTGAAAATTAATTTAGAAAGGTCTATTTTATATAAACTGACTGGTTCTTTATTTTTTAAATCTGTAAAGAGTATAGACCTCCTGGAATGCCTCAAAATAGATACACAGGATAATTTTAAATTAATAATTGTTAAAATTGTGGTTAAGGATGGAACAGATCTAAAACAACTGAAATTACCAGAAAATGCTGCAATTTTGGATATATTAAATTCAGATAATGGAACATATACCTGTTTGATGAAGGTTCATTTTAACAAAGTATTTATCCCTGTACTAAAGAAATTTTTCAAAGATAATATCATCTGGAAATCCCCCACCTATATGAATGAAAATGCCATTAGTTTAACCTGTATAGGTGATGAAAAAAGTTTAAATAAGATTATACAAGATATAGGTGACTTTGAAACCTTTAAAAATGCAAAGTTGAGTTATTTTCATTCATGTATTGAACAAAAAGGAATACAACAAATTTTAACCAGCAGACAGCTTGAAGTAATGCGTTGTGCAAAAGACTGGGGATATTACAACTCTCCCAGAAAGATAACATCTAAAGAATTAGCTGAAAAGATGGGTTGTTCCAAATCAACCCTGCTTGAGCATCTAAAAAATGCTGAAAATAAAATTGTAAACTACATCATCTAA
- a CDS encoding class I SAM-dependent methyltransferase, with product MVKNEKMSDSSFKFMNFTFKIMDLIYPSAKKRSKTFGISEGITVIDYGCGPGRYTIEFAKLVGENGKVYAADIHEMAAEEVNKRIKKLGLKNTETVLVDGYNCPLPDKTADVICAIDMFFMIKDPTTFLGELNRLIKDNGTLIIDEGHQKRDTAKDKIEKSGYWKIYHETKDHLKCKPVK from the coding sequence ATGGTAAAAAATGAAAAAATGTCAGATAGTTCCTTTAAATTCATGAATTTTACATTTAAGATCATGGATTTAATTTATCCCTCGGCTAAAAAAAGGTCTAAAACGTTTGGTATATCTGAAGGCATAACTGTAATTGATTATGGCTGTGGGCCTGGTAGGTACACAATAGAGTTTGCTAAACTTGTTGGAGAAAATGGAAAGGTATATGCTGCTGATATTCATGAAATGGCAGCTGAAGAAGTAAATAAAAGGATAAAAAAACTGGGGCTGAAAAACACAGAAACTGTTCTTGTTGATGGATATAATTGTCCTCTTCCAGATAAGACAGCAGATGTTATCTGTGCCATTGACATGTTTTTTATGATAAAAGACCCAACAACATTTCTGGGGGAACTTAATAGGCTCATTAAAGATAATGGAACTTTGATTATTGATGAAGGACACCAAAAAAGGGATACTGCTAAAGATAAAATAGAAAAATCAGGATACTGGAAAATTTATCACGAGACCAAGGATCATTTAAAATGTAAACCTGTAAAATAG
- a CDS encoding DHH family phosphoesterase yields the protein MIKTCLKCKGKGHKVLSYKVCESCHGSGVKSEVDVKKHVKGISKGAMERFDLGEEHEVPCDVCKGKGEVEVTETCEECGGKGEINVCKKCGKKIESGDYCKGCEVREKVYDLHPSCDINDLELGSHYKGKVTRVEDWGIFVSLSKKGYGLVRGRMLGHDVGDEVIVKVIDIKKAKGEVDLTLSNLKGKYELVKLRKNIARTPIGEITKKSVKRSVRIVGEVIQIQQTSGPTIFTISDETSTTWVAAFDEPGIRVYPHINIGDIVEVLGEVSIHSGKIQIESESIEKLHGNESLEARRLIDEAIDEKAMPETTEILIESEVLNKLRGRMANAAKAIRRAIFDGRSILVRHHADADGICAGVAIEKAVIPLIREINPGSDAEWHFFKRAPSKAPFYEIEDVVKDLSFSLEDMERHGQKLPLIVLLDNGSTEEDIVALIKAKIYDIEIVVVDHHYPGEVENERVAVDDYVDVHVNPYLVGGNSEITAGALAYEVAKMINPEVKESLMHLPGIAAVGDHASSEEAEKYIELAGEKGYTREDLDKIATCVDFEAFYLRFMNGRGIIDTILGLGNYDKHVKLIGALYNESQKRVKNQLRAALPNLKTQKLPNGVIFNVLDVEKYAHKFTYPAPGKTTGYVHDTMVKKYGEETPIITLSFGPDFGVIRATDAVNEKFGFNLNTIVTKLAEGIPEAGIDGGGHECAGSLKYVEGLSKKVLGAFAEEVADLGN from the coding sequence ATGATTAAAACTTGTTTAAAATGTAAAGGTAAAGGACATAAAGTCTTAAGTTACAAAGTTTGTGAAAGCTGCCATGGAAGCGGCGTAAAAAGTGAAGTAGATGTTAAAAAGCATGTTAAAGGTATTTCAAAAGGGGCTATGGAACGTTTTGATTTAGGAGAAGAACATGAAGTCCCATGCGATGTATGTAAAGGTAAAGGGGAAGTTGAAGTAACAGAAACATGCGAAGAATGCGGGGGTAAAGGCGAAATTAATGTCTGTAAAAAGTGCGGTAAAAAGATAGAATCTGGTGATTACTGCAAAGGCTGTGAAGTTAGAGAGAAGGTATATGATTTACACCCTTCATGTGATATAAATGATCTTGAACTTGGTTCTCATTATAAAGGAAAAGTTACACGAGTCGAAGATTGGGGAATATTTGTAAGCCTCTCAAAAAAGGGTTATGGTCTAGTTAGAGGACGAATGTTAGGCCATGATGTTGGTGACGAGGTTATTGTTAAAGTAATTGACATTAAAAAGGCTAAAGGAGAGGTTGACCTTACATTATCAAATCTTAAGGGAAAATATGAGCTTGTTAAACTCAGGAAAAATATTGCAAGAACTCCTATTGGTGAAATCACTAAAAAATCAGTTAAAAGATCGGTAAGGATAGTTGGAGAGGTAATTCAGATTCAACAGACTTCTGGACCGACCATTTTTACAATTTCAGATGAAACCTCCACTACATGGGTAGCTGCATTTGATGAGCCTGGAATTAGAGTATATCCTCACATAAACATTGGGGATATTGTTGAAGTACTTGGTGAAGTCTCCATTCACAGCGGTAAGATACAGATAGAATCGGAATCCATTGAGAAACTACACGGTAACGAGTCACTTGAAGCAAGGAGGCTTATTGATGAAGCAATTGATGAGAAAGCCATGCCTGAAACAACAGAAATCCTGATTGAAAGTGAAGTCCTGAATAAGCTCAGGGGAAGAATGGCTAATGCTGCAAAAGCAATAAGAAGAGCTATTTTCGATGGTAGATCTATCCTTGTAAGACACCATGCAGATGCAGATGGGATATGTGCAGGGGTTGCAATTGAAAAGGCAGTAATTCCTTTAATAAGGGAAATAAACCCTGGCAGTGATGCAGAATGGCATTTCTTCAAGAGAGCCCCAAGTAAAGCTCCTTTTTATGAGATAGAAGATGTAGTAAAGGACCTTTCATTTTCCCTTGAAGATATGGAAAGACACGGCCAAAAATTACCTTTAATAGTTCTCCTTGATAATGGATCAACTGAAGAAGATATTGTGGCACTTATAAAAGCTAAAATCTACGATATTGAAATTGTGGTTGTTGACCACCATTATCCTGGTGAAGTGGAAAATGAAAGGGTAGCTGTGGATGATTATGTGGACGTACACGTGAATCCTTACCTTGTTGGTGGTAACTCTGAGATAACAGCGGGGGCACTTGCATATGAAGTGGCAAAAATGATAAATCCTGAAGTTAAGGAAAGTTTAATGCATTTACCAGGTATTGCTGCAGTTGGAGACCATGCAAGCTCAGAGGAAGCTGAAAAGTATATAGAACTTGCTGGTGAAAAAGGTTATACAAGGGAAGATCTTGATAAAATTGCAACATGTGTCGATTTTGAGGCATTTTATCTGAGGTTCATGAACGGTAGAGGTATTATAGATACAATTTTAGGCCTTGGAAATTATGATAAACATGTAAAGCTCATAGGGGCACTTTACAATGAATCTCAAAAGAGAGTTAAAAATCAGCTGAGGGCTGCACTTCCAAATCTTAAAACTCAAAAACTCCCTAATGGGGTAATATTCAATGTTTTAGATGTTGAGAAATATGCCCATAAATTCACATATCCTGCTCCGGGTAAAACCACTGGTTATGTCCATGATACAATGGTTAAAAAGTATGGAGAAGAAACTCCAATTATAACCCTTTCATTTGGCCCTGATTTTGGAGTCATAAGGGCAACAGATGCTGTAAATGAAAAATTTGGATTTAATTTAAACACCATTGTAACAAAACTTGCAGAGGGAATTCCTGAAGCTGGAATAGACGGCGGCGGCCACGAATGTGCTGGATCACTCAAGTATGTTGAGGGATTATCTAAAAAAGTGCTGGGTGCATTTGCAGAAGAAGTCGCTGACCTCGGTAACTAA
- a CDS encoding desulfoferrodoxin, whose amino-acid sequence MTEQNQVYRCNICGNIVNVLHTGLGKLVCCGQEMQLLEEKTTDSGSEKHVPVVEKTDNGIKVKIGSIPHPMEENHFIEWIEIAADGRVYRKMLKPGDKPETEFEIDLEYINVINAREYCSIHGLWKSV is encoded by the coding sequence ATGACCGAACAAAATCAGGTTTATAGATGCAACATATGTGGAAACATTGTTAATGTCCTTCATACAGGTTTAGGAAAACTTGTATGTTGCGGCCAGGAAATGCAGTTACTTGAAGAAAAAACAACTGATTCTGGGTCTGAAAAACATGTTCCAGTAGTTGAAAAAACAGATAATGGAATTAAAGTTAAAATAGGTTCAATTCCACACCCTATGGAAGAAAATCATTTTATAGAATGGATAGAAATAGCTGCAGATGGCAGGGTTTATAGAAAAATGCTTAAACCAGGTGATAAACCAGAAACTGAATTTGAAATTGATTTAGAATATATAAATGTAATCAATGCCAGGGAATACTGCAGTATCCATGGATTATGGAAATCAGTTTAG
- the rbr gene encoding rubrerythrin, which produces MQKTMENLAKAFIGESQARNRYTLYSKVAKKEGYEQLAEIFLITADNEREHAKWLMKMIQGLKAEGGEPLEEIVVESAAAPAIYGTTVENLKSAIAGEHYENSEMYPEFANTAEKEGFIDISDRLFAIGYAEVHHEERYRKFLEQIEAGTLYKKDKEVEWSCRKCGHVYVGTEPPEKCPSCDHPAKYFEIKCEQY; this is translated from the coding sequence ATGCAAAAAACAATGGAAAATTTAGCAAAAGCCTTTATTGGTGAAAGTCAAGCAAGAAATAGATACACATTATATTCTAAAGTTGCAAAAAAAGAGGGGTATGAACAACTAGCTGAAATTTTCCTCATTACTGCAGATAATGAAAGAGAGCATGCTAAATGGTTAATGAAAATGATCCAGGGTTTAAAAGCAGAAGGTGGGGAACCTCTTGAAGAAATTGTAGTTGAATCCGCTGCCGCACCTGCTATCTACGGGACAACAGTAGAAAACCTTAAATCAGCAATTGCAGGAGAACATTATGAAAATTCTGAAATGTATCCTGAATTTGCAAATACAGCAGAAAAAGAAGGGTTTATAGACATAAGCGACAGGTTATTTGCAATTGGTTATGCAGAAGTACATCACGAAGAAAGATATCGAAAATTTTTAGAACAAATAGAAGCAGGTACCCTTTACAAGAAAGATAAGGAAGTAGAATGGAGCTGTAGAAAATGTGGACATGTATATGTTGGAACAGAACCTCCAGAAAAATGCCCATCATGTGACCATCCAGCAAAATACTTTGAAATTAAGTGTGAGCAGTATTAA
- a CDS encoding FAD-dependent oxidoreductase, with protein MKKSKYLENMGELKSFWIINTPDTNFNPLEKELSVDVAILGAGIVGITSALLLKEAGLSVALIEAKQVIKDVTANTTAKVTAAHNIIYSNLESHFSKEGARIYAEANQKSIDKIESIIKERNIDCDFRRLPCYIYSENPDERDMLKKEAEAAADAGLQATYTETSPLPFEIAGAVQYENQAEFHPRKYLLNLIESIPGDGSYIFENTRALNVKEGNINEVITDKGSIKAKNVIVATHFPIYDPSHLFAKMYPNMSYALGLYLNKPFPKGVYVSTQPTVTYRSSPSNKGDIVIVSGANHKVGHEPDTIAFYKKLEKHARDHFDVKSIDYHWSTQDNITIDNIPYIGKIEPNSKGVYVATGFMKWGMTNGTVAAMIISDLILGNENKWSSFFDPSRSMPKLESTKEFIGTNLDVAKELLSGRFSRPKSMKPSELENGEGRIIKVNGKKVAAYKDGNGNICAVSSACVHLGCQVVWNNAEKTWDCPCHGSRYTYDGKVIHAPALGDLPEYKDLEK; from the coding sequence ATGAAAAAAAGTAAATATCTTGAAAATATGGGAGAACTAAAATCATTCTGGATTATAAATACTCCTGATACTAATTTTAATCCATTAGAAAAAGAATTATCAGTTGATGTAGCGATTTTAGGCGCAGGTATTGTTGGAATTACATCTGCTTTACTTTTAAAAGAAGCAGGATTATCAGTAGCATTAATTGAAGCCAAACAGGTTATCAAAGACGTAACTGCAAATACAACAGCAAAAGTCACTGCTGCCCACAATATCATTTATTCTAATCTTGAATCTCACTTTAGTAAAGAAGGAGCACGTATTTACGCAGAAGCTAATCAAAAATCCATAGATAAAATTGAGTCTATTATAAAAGAAAGAAATATAGACTGTGATTTCAGGCGCTTACCATGTTATATTTACAGTGAAAATCCAGATGAAAGAGACATGCTTAAAAAAGAAGCTGAAGCTGCTGCAGATGCAGGGCTTCAAGCCACATATACAGAAACCTCGCCACTACCTTTTGAAATTGCAGGAGCAGTACAATATGAAAATCAAGCAGAGTTCCACCCAAGAAAATACCTTCTGAATTTAATTGAAAGTATTCCAGGTGATGGCAGTTATATATTTGAAAATACAAGGGCACTTAATGTGAAAGAGGGAAATATAAATGAGGTTATCACAGATAAAGGCTCGATTAAGGCCAAAAATGTAATAGTTGCAACTCATTTTCCAATTTATGACCCAAGCCATTTATTTGCTAAAATGTACCCAAACATGTCATATGCTCTTGGTTTATACCTAAACAAGCCCTTTCCTAAGGGGGTGTATGTAAGCACACAGCCCACTGTGACGTACCGTTCATCCCCATCAAATAAAGGAGATATCGTGATAGTTAGTGGAGCAAATCATAAAGTAGGGCATGAACCCGACACAATTGCATTTTACAAAAAATTAGAAAAACACGCCCGTGATCACTTTGATGTTAAATCAATTGATTACCACTGGTCTACACAGGACAACATCACCATAGATAATATCCCCTATATTGGTAAAATAGAACCTAACTCAAAAGGAGTTTATGTAGCGACTGGATTTATGAAGTGGGGAATGACAAACGGAACAGTTGCAGCCATGATTATATCAGATTTAATTCTAGGAAATGAAAACAAATGGAGTTCCTTCTTTGACCCATCTAGATCAATGCCTAAACTTGAATCTACAAAAGAATTCATTGGTACCAACCTGGATGTTGCTAAAGAATTATTATCCGGACGTTTTTCAAGACCTAAATCAATGAAACCGTCTGAACTTGAAAATGGTGAAGGGAGAATAATAAAAGTAAATGGTAAAAAAGTAGCAGCATATAAAGACGGAAATGGAAATATATGTGCCGTATCTTCTGCCTGCGTGCATTTAGGCTGTCAGGTAGTCTGGAACAATGCTGAAAAAACTTGGGATTGCCCATGTCACGGCTCACGTTACACTTATGATGGAAAAGTTATCCACGCCCCTGCACTGGGAGATCTTCCAGAATACAAAGATTTAGAAAAATAA
- a CDS encoding MFS transporter: MENNNNIKLTALIIATLASFVSPFIAAAINIALPAIGSEFQTNAILLSWIPTSFLLASAMFAVPFGRLADIFGMKRIFTYGIITFTISSFLCAAAPSSMFLLAFLVLQGIGSAMIFVTSIAIVTHVFPPKERGKALGITITSVYMSLALGPVLGGIMTQVLGWRSLFLLMIPVGLIVLILTFWKLKEEWALCKGEKFDLPGSMIYSISLFLIIYGFSLLPEITGAISTILGIIGIIGFIILELKTQSPVFEIKLFKNATFAFSNLAALISYSATFAVVFLLSLYLQYIKGLSPGNAGLILIAQPVVMAVLAPIAGRLSDRYNPRLIASLGMAFTTVGLLLFVFLNANTSYEFIIAGLVILGAGFGLFSSPNTNAIMGSVEKRFYGVASESVGTMRLIGQTLSMGTVLIIFALYIGNVQIMPSEYPALLLSVQIAFIVFTVLCFVGIFASLAKSGAVKQ, translated from the coding sequence ATGGAAAATAACAACAATATTAAATTAACAGCTTTAATTATTGCAACACTCGCGTCCTTTGTTTCACCATTTATTGCAGCAGCAATTAATATCGCGCTTCCTGCAATTGGATCAGAGTTTCAAACAAACGCTATTTTATTAAGCTGGATACCCACATCATTTTTACTTGCATCAGCCATGTTTGCAGTTCCATTTGGGAGATTAGCAGACATATTCGGGATGAAACGTATTTTTACCTATGGAATTATCACTTTTACCATTTCATCATTTTTATGTGCAGCTGCACCTTCATCAATGTTTCTCCTTGCATTTCTGGTCCTTCAGGGAATTGGATCTGCAATGATATTCGTTACAAGCATAGCAATTGTAACCCATGTATTTCCACCAAAGGAGAGAGGTAAAGCCCTTGGAATAACAATAACATCGGTATACATGAGTTTAGCACTGGGCCCTGTCTTAGGAGGAATAATGACACAGGTTTTAGGCTGGAGAAGCCTTTTCCTTTTAATGATACCCGTGGGCTTAATAGTTCTTATACTCACTTTCTGGAAATTAAAGGAAGAATGGGCATTATGTAAGGGAGAAAAATTCGATTTACCAGGTTCTATGATTTACAGTATATCCCTCTTCCTGATTATATATGGATTTTCATTACTTCCAGAAATTACAGGTGCAATAAGCACAATTTTAGGGATAATTGGAATAATAGGCTTTATTATATTGGAATTAAAAACTCAAAGCCCAGTATTTGAGATTAAACTGTTTAAAAATGCAACTTTCGCATTTTCCAATTTAGCTGCGCTGATCAGTTACAGCGCCACATTTGCAGTGGTTTTCCTCCTGAGCCTGTATTTACAATACATAAAAGGTTTAAGCCCAGGAAATGCCGGGCTGATTTTAATAGCCCAACCTGTTGTCATGGCTGTTCTGGCCCCTATTGCAGGCAGGCTTTCAGATAGATACAACCCTCGCTTAATCGCATCTCTCGGTATGGCGTTTACAACAGTAGGCCTTCTGTTATTCGTCTTTTTAAATGCAAACACAAGCTACGAGTTTATAATAGCAGGTTTAGTTATACTCGGCGCAGGGTTTGGACTCTTTTCATCTCCAAATACCAATGCAATTATGGGGTCTGTTGAAAAGAGATTTTACGGGGTGGCATCTGAATCGGTTGGGACAATGAGGTTAATCGGGCAGACACTTAGTATGGGAACAGTCCTGATTATTTTCGCCCTGTACATAGGAAATGTTCAGATCATGCCTTCTGAGTATCCTGCACTTCTGTTGAGTGTTCAGATCGCCTTTATCGTGTTCACGGTGCTTTGTTTTGTTGGTATATTTGCTTCACTGGCTAAAAGCGGTGCAGTCAAGCAGTAG
- a CDS encoding DNA double-strand break repair nuclease NurA: MKSIKEIAEILSRDLSQRELGDPYFNDSDYRSCPLNKEYFHEINSAETDRKIAFVDGGNQELLPSPVYSVQLNRVYFSIFKNNKRVPIRSGIPQRIEFLSYTYSQLEGHDINFETKIRPVKDKFNPYLPDERDLQANARKENVEAGTQVGMDRMASMARRFAEWKITGHVIESELEPGDIMVRDGSLQTGHQREYKYEEDVFRKAMDNDVIITGLSKTCRLATDTRVSLIDSIQRLADDSEIKYDKWCYYPVAWSKDTNREHKAVIMVVKLNKHAHTAFRFEIFKEQAETMSDKEICELVSCIADNSKDIKVPGYPYGLIDADLWARVKNEEMEGYKAKLYSELSRMGTWKQVNPLIKIVNTHEKLDGQ; this comes from the coding sequence ATGAAGAGTATAAAAGAAATTGCTGAAATTTTGAGCAGGGATTTGTCTCAAAGAGAATTAGGAGATCCTTATTTTAATGATTCTGATTACAGGTCATGCCCACTTAATAAAGAATATTTTCATGAAATTAACTCCGCTGAAACTGATAGGAAGATTGCATTTGTGGATGGTGGAAACCAGGAACTTTTACCATCACCAGTTTATTCAGTACAGTTAAACCGTGTTTATTTCAGCATATTTAAAAATAATAAACGGGTTCCAATTAGATCAGGGATTCCCCAAAGGATAGAATTTCTTTCTTACACATATTCTCAGTTAGAAGGTCACGATATCAATTTTGAAACAAAAATAAGGCCAGTAAAAGATAAATTTAACCCATATTTACCTGATGAAAGAGATCTTCAAGCAAATGCCCGTAAAGAAAACGTGGAAGCAGGAACACAAGTAGGAATGGATAGAATGGCATCCATGGCCCGAAGATTTGCTGAATGGAAAATTACAGGACACGTTATAGAATCAGAACTAGAACCTGGAGATATTATGGTAAGAGATGGATCTCTTCAAACTGGCCATCAACGCGAATATAAATATGAAGAAGATGTTTTTAGAAAAGCAATGGACAATGATGTAATTATCACAGGGTTATCTAAAACATGCAGGTTAGCTACTGATACAAGAGTTTCACTTATTGATTCTATTCAAAGACTAGCGGATGATTCAGAGATTAAATATGATAAATGGTGTTATTATCCAGTTGCATGGAGTAAAGATACTAACCGTGAGCATAAAGCTGTAATTATGGTTGTAAAATTAAATAAACATGCCCACACCGCATTTAGGTTTGAAATATTCAAAGAACAAGCTGAAACTATGAGTGATAAGGAAATATGTGAACTAGTTTCATGCATTGCAGATAATTCTAAAGATATTAAAGTACCAGGATATCCATATGGGCTTATTGATGCAGATTTATGGGCCAGAGTTAAGAATGAAGAAATGGAAGGTTATAA